In Metopolophium dirhodum isolate CAU chromosome 9, ASM1992520v1, whole genome shotgun sequence, the genomic window TCTGTCAATTTTCATACTTGGCTGATATTTTTAGCAAAATGAACGAGCTCAGCCTTTCCTTACAAGGAAGGACTATGACAATTTTTGATGCCAGCCACAAAGTAAGTGCATTTAAAAGGAAAATTGATTATTGGGCACAGTGTACTACTAAAGGCAAATTTGAATGTTTTCCAATAATGCAAGCCTTTTTGGAAGAAAATGATGAGCAGGCTTCTACTAATATTGTCAACGAGATTATTGAGCACCTCAAACAGCTAAAAAATTCTTTTGAGCAATATTTTCCTGCAGATCGGGAAGTATTGTTGAAAGACCATGAATGGGTACTGAATCCATTCTCAGTTTGTATGAAACCTTCAAGCTTATCTTCAAGTGATTACGAAAGGTTGATCGATTTAACTTCtgacttaatattaaaatcttccTTCAACAGCAATGCGTATGCCGAATTTTGGTTAAGTTTGAAAGACAAAAGTTATGAAGGTTTAAGCGAGAAAGCGAAAACACTATTTTTACCCTTTGCCACTACTTACTTATGCGAGTCAGGATTTTCGTCATACGCTGCAACTAAAACCAAATACCGCAATCGCCTCAATGTTGAACCTGACCTCCGACtccaattatcaaaaataaaacctgACA contains:
- the LOC132953006 gene encoding zinc finger BED domain-containing protein 5-like — its product is MQAFLEENDEQASTNIVNEIIEHLKQLKNSFEQYFPADREVLLKDHEWVLNPFSVCMKPSSLSSSDYERLIDLTSDLILKSSFNSNAYAEFWLSLKDKSYEGLSEKAKTLFLPFATTYLCESGFSSYAATKTKYRNRLNVEPDLRLQLSKIKPDIAKLCQNRQPHTSH